In Vibrio echinoideorum, the following proteins share a genomic window:
- a CDS encoding sigma-70 family RNA polymerase sigma factor, translating into MNNDSFGVFQGLTDHPPIKESFSTTTEPYAHYLKDIVGIDLLSREDEVYYAKLNQTGDKQARDVMIESNLRLVVKIAKSYLKRKGNNFTLLDLIEEGNIGLIKAIDKYDPEPGYRFSTYAVWWIRENIEAALMNKGRTVRLPAHVCKEINSLASKKLDVSKKMSKEVSISELSLSSGVKAERVDQLVALSGFIDVTTTVGISHAPLVLEQCESEYITDPQQDCEDQSFTHALEQIINTLPPKLQKVLIHRFGFFDNNVKTLSEVGKMLDVNVSNERVRQMQKEAVERIQKRLKFDGWV; encoded by the coding sequence ATGAACAACGATAGTTTTGGTGTGTTCCAAGGGCTCACGGATCACCCTCCCATAAAAGAATCATTTTCTACCACAACAGAACCCTATGCTCACTATCTAAAAGATATTGTAGGTATTGATTTATTGTCTCGCGAAGATGAAGTGTATTACGCAAAATTAAACCAAACGGGTGACAAACAGGCGCGTGATGTAATGATCGAATCGAACCTGCGCCTTGTTGTAAAAATCGCCAAGAGTTACCTAAAACGTAAAGGTAACAATTTCACACTGCTCGATCTTATCGAAGAAGGTAATATTGGCTTGATTAAAGCCATCGATAAATATGACCCAGAACCGGGCTATCGTTTTTCAACTTATGCAGTGTGGTGGATTCGCGAAAACATCGAAGCAGCATTAATGAACAAAGGGCGCACCGTTCGATTACCCGCCCATGTTTGCAAAGAAATAAATAGCTTGGCATCAAAGAAGCTCGATGTAAGCAAAAAAATGAGTAAAGAGGTTTCTATCTCAGAGTTATCACTCAGTTCTGGTGTAAAAGCTGAACGTGTCGATCAACTGGTAGCCTTAAGCGGGTTTATTGATGTTACAACAACGGTTGGTATCAGCCACGCGCCACTCGTACTAGAACAGTGCGAAAGTGAATACATCACCGACCCTCAACAAGATTGTGAAGACCAATCATTCACACATGCACTAGAGCAGATCATAAACACACTGCCACCTAAATTGCAGAAGGTTCTCATTCACCGTTTTGGCTTCTTCGACAACAACGTAAAAACGCTGTCCGAAGTGGGTAAAATGTTGGATGTAAATGTATCCAATGAGCGAGTGAGACAGATGCAGAAAGAAGCCGTTGAGAGAATTCAAAAACGACTTAAATTTGATGGCTGGGTCTAA
- a CDS encoding Hpt domain-containing protein → MLDFDALNAYLDNDQEVIYAVLFVYQEDHGNSLEEIQELVQQQDWGKLHFTVHTLKGILASFGEETATMALERVEQNTLNKLAPQDEDLSVIYTEVKIINQQIEEVLSTY, encoded by the coding sequence ATGCTAGATTTTGATGCTTTGAATGCCTACTTAGACAATGACCAAGAAGTAATTTACGCGGTGTTATTCGTGTATCAAGAAGACCATGGCAATTCATTAGAAGAAATACAAGAATTAGTGCAACAGCAAGATTGGGGCAAGCTTCATTTTACTGTACATACTTTGAAAGGCATATTAGCCAGTTTCGGTGAAGAAACGGCTACAATGGCACTAGAAAGAGTGGAGCAAAACACGCTCAATAAGCTTGCACCTCAAGATGAGGACCTTTCCGTCATCTATACAGAAGTGAAGATAATCAACCAACAAATTGAAGAAGTACTTAGCACTTATTAA